gttgttgtttttttttcattcttttactCTATTAATAGGAGATGGAATCCTGTTAATCAAATTATCTGACTGTTTTTCAGTGGTGGGGAAAATGATGATGACTCAGACCAGAACTGGAAACCACCAGAAAATGACCTGATCCAGAAGTTGATAGCACAAATTGAATATTATTTCTCAGATGAGAACCTTGAGAAAGATGCCTTCCTTCTGAAGCATGTGAGAAGAAATAAGATGGGCTATGTCAGTGTTAAACTCCTCACTTCTTTTAAGAAAGTAAgttaactttttaaaagttgaaagtaatttgctttaaaaaaatatatagcagGGATGAAAAGAACTTCTATAGGCAGTTCTACAGTCTTCCTCTTTACCTGCCTCTCTGAGGCCTTGACTCAGTTTTGATGTGATGGTGAGGTTTGTTCTCATCTACGACATCAACTTCCAACTCTTTCATGGTTGCCTGGGAAATCATAGGCATTTACAGGACTACACTGTAGAATTCTCTTTCTGGGGGGAGTAGGGCATCATGAGTGGAACAATGGATAAGATTCATTTCCAGATCAGCTACACGAGTAACTCAGTTATCCTGGTAAAGTTACTTTGTCGTCTCTGAGAAAGGCCTCAGCAAAAGCATGGAGAtccccaaaacaaacagaagtattAGAGGTTATTAAGCAATTAAAGTAACTTTAAGTTGAGGTGGTTTTTATTCATAATTCTTTggttgctttcttgtttttgtttcacataAGCAACTCCCTTGTATGCCCATGTAAcagtttttaaattacattttaaatactttgtAAGGATTGTAAATCTTTGCGAAGCTATTCCTTACAGAAGTTAAGGCAATCTGAGCTTCCTCAGACCACTTCAAACAGATTTCAGTGGTAACAGTTAAACTCTCAAAAACCTCTCTTTGGAAAGGCAGAACTTTTGTGAGaattcctccccccccctttttaaCAAAGATTTTTGAGGGATGAGAAGTGAGTTCTGTAAAAGTAGTATGCAGACCAAACCACCAAACAACATGCATTTTGGCCCTGTTTAGACCTGGATGTGGAATCACTTCAGCAGGCTTTAAATTATTATGAAGTAATGTTTTCCAATCAGGTTTAGTATCAGTTCCTATTTAACCTATTTTAATAGGAAGCTTTCTAGAAGCATTGCAGTGGGaaatctactttcttttttgctcaAGTCTGCTATGCGTAACTTAAATCTAGGTTTGGCTGTAGACTGGAGCCTGAATCTGCCTTGGCTATTCACTGAGTTGTTTGTGTGGGTTTGATCAGATGTGCTGCCTAAACTGTGTCTGTCTTCAAGGTGAAACACCTTACCCGTGACTGGAGAACCACAGCCCATGCACTGAAGTACTCAGACATGCTTGAGCTCAACGACGATAACAGAAAGGTTAGAAGAAATACACCAGTTCCAGTGTTTCCAAGTGAAAACCTCCCTACCAGGATGTTACTCGTGTATGATATCCACATGATTTCTGAACTGCAGGGTCttaataaacaagaaaatggaTGTATACAAGAAAAAGTAATGGAGTATCTCCTCAAAGCTTTTGTAACTTTTGGTGTAATTTCATCAGTTCGTATTCTCAAGCCTGGTAGGGATCTGCCACCTGATATCAGGAGGTTCAGCAGTCGGTATACACAAATGGGAACACAAGAATGTGCAATTATAGAGTTTGAAGAAGTAGATGCTGCTGTAAAGGCTCATGAATTCATGTGtgctgaaaagaaagagattggCATGAAAGTTGTCCTAATTGGCATGAAACCTCCAAAGAAAAAGGTTCCTAAAGACAAGAACCGTGATGAAGATAGCAAGAGTCTTAAAAAGGTTAGATCCCTTAATAAGAGAGTTGAGGAACTTCAGTTTACTGGTGATGAATCATCAGCAAATAGCTCTTCTGAGCCAGAGAGTAATCCTACATCACCTCTGTCAGGACGCAGAAGTACTGCAACAAGTACTACAAATAAGTTGAGTCCCATCATTCACCCAAACAACCATCTGAGCCCTAACGTATCACCCAGATCAAGTCCTTGGAACAGTCCGTCCTCTCTAAGAAAAGTGACCAAAAAGTCTCCACTGGCTGAAGATGGCAAACTTAACCCAAGTACTAGTCCTGAAATTCCAAGAAAATGTACAGATTATTCTTCAGATAGCAGTATTACACCTTCTGGTAGTCCCTGggtacagagaagaaaagctcaAACTATAACACAAGAGAAGAGTCCGGTCAGTAGCCCCATGTTAGTTcggaaaatacaaaatgcagatGGTCTACCTGTAGGGGTGCTGCGGCTGCCTAGAGGTCCTGATGGCACTAAAGGATTCCACAGTGGCTGTGAAAGAGGGAAAGCTATGAAGAATGAATATAtccagctttaaaaaataacttcacaaGTCAGTCAAGTTCTTTTGTTCAAGCCTGGTGAAAGACTGTCACTTAAGTGACTGAATTGAGtcagtatttaatttttaaacattttatattCATATGGAGACTTTATCAtttgtatatttgtattttcactccgtagaatcacagaatagttaaGATTGGAAGGCATTGCTGGAGATGGTCCAGCGCACCTCTTCTGTTCAAACAGGGTCAGCTGCACCAGGTCACTGAGCACCGTGGTTGGGTTCTGAGCATCTGCAAGCTCTCTGGGTAACCCATTCCAGTGTTCAAACACCCacacaataaaatagaaattgttTCCTTATGTTCATAAAGAATTTCCTGCGTTCAGTTTGTgccccttttctttttactagATAATACTGGGGAGAGCCTGGCTACATCTTCATTCCTTCCCCTTGGATACTTAAATGCATTGATGAGATCTGCCTGAGCCTTTTCCAGTCTAAACAGCTTCATCTCTTTCGTCCTCTCATGTGAGAGATGCTCCAGTACTTTAACCATTTATGCACTTACCTTCTGCAGTACTCTTCTCTGCATTTGTTCTGTGTTCATTTGAAATGCCTGAATACTGAAGCAGGCAAGTAAGATCATTAACACAATTACGTTATTTGCAAACCTGAAAAGCAGTGTCAGTGTTTACTGTTTAGCAGTTGTATTACAATAAGCTTGGTATGAATTCCTCCTAAATCCTAACAAACATAAGTTTTGAAGACTTTCTGGGTTTGTCTCTAACTCTGAGAAATGTGCTACAGTCAGCAGTTGCTCTCTGCACACATCTCCTAAGTCACTTGTTTAATAGGACCAAAGTGCTTGTTTTCTTGTGATGTGAAGACTGAGCATTGAAGACTGTTTTATAAGTTTTATCTCATGTAATCAGATGGAAATAAACTAAATATTAACTCAGTCTAAATCtatttctttcacttcaaaAGTGAGAAATTCTAGGAATATTTACTCAGAATTTACAGTGCATTCAGTAAAGTGCCCTCTCCCCCCTACTATCATTTCAGTGGTAACACTTCACACTGTAAATAATTGCAGTAACACACTGCCAGAGACTGATTTACAGAAATCCATTAGCTCTGTGTATCACTGTTCAGCCACTCAAATgtattttcctaatattttcctttgactTCACACAAATGGAATCCTCCAAGTTGACTCCTGACTTTGCTTACTGGCAGAAGCATTGTAAAATACACATTATTTGTTATaaacatataatatatatatatatatataaaattaaaagttatgttttgttgttgttgttgtttttgttttccttctgtttgttaaATCAACAGCATATCTGCAAGCATCTAAGAGACAGGTGAGTACACAGTCTTCAGATGAGTGATTCTCTAATTCTAGATTAAGTACAAGTGCATCATCTCACTGTGTATCCAGAACAGCCCTGTTTCATTAATAACCTGTTACTATGAACCTATGCAGCACCCATGTGTCATCACGTGCCACCCTGTTTTTATCAGGACTACAATTGATCCAAAGCAATGTTTTGGAGACGCTCAGAAATCAATTAAGTGGAAATACTGGAAAGTGTACATAATATAGAGTTAAAATTCTCAGAGGCACCGTGTGTTTgcttgagaaaaaaaagctggacGCAGTAATGTTTACAGGTTTCTCTGAGTGAGCACACTTAACATCTGAACATTAAAACTCAGAAATTCTGTGTAACACTGAACAGTTTGAAACTAGAATCCCAGACACTAATTACAAATCCTATTTCGTGTTTGAAGTTCTACACTCGACAGATACAATGAACAAGGATGACAGCTGTAAAGTGAACTTCTAGTTGGCAGCTCTCCTTTGCAAATAAACCAAATACCATTAGGAGGAGTTGTTAGGAGGCCGTAACCTcaaaaatattagaaaactTACAATAGTGTTATCTCACATAAGCATAGGTCCATTTATCCCGGGATTAAGATACAGCTAACTGTAACATGCCAGAGAGCTGGATAACCTGTCTTTaaacaggttttctttctttttatttcctctttttaaacAAGGAAGAAACCCCCAAACACTTGTACCCAAGGAGCTGTTTCCTTAGAAAGAACCAAGTCAGACAAACAGCAGGCACCACAAGATAATGTAACCAGCAAATCTATTTGAACAGTAACTTCAGTAACTTAAGATACTGCCTCTGAATAAACAAGCACGCGGTTTTGAGAATTCTGGTGAGATCTTACTGAGTCCAGATAACAAAATACAAAGCCACCATTCTACTTCACTTAATTTTTCCCCATATctaaaaggaatatttttgcGCTTGGAAAACATTGTGTGGAAACCTCATGCAACCACACTGACTGTTGAACAACTCCGATGTTCTCCCCTTACCCGGCTCTCTCTTGGTGGGAttccttttcatgtttttgtgtttgtgtgtgtgtgcggcATTTCTAATTGCAACTTCGCAGTAAGATACTCCTGTATCTCCTGTCAGTGTTGTACCTGGTGATCATTCGATCATTTACACCAAATTTGTACAAAAACAGACCAAAACAGAAGTCATGTATAGCTTGTGTTGTATCGGTACTCAGGATTTCTTGCAGAGCCCAGAGTGTTTCCTCATGTAATTAATCAATACAAAAATCCTTTGGGTAGAAAATACCTTCCCTTGGGATACTTCCAATGCTCCCCAGTATAGAATATAACATAGCTGCACATAGTTGCTCACACATACTTTGATGTCTCAGTATCCCAATACATATGCAGATGTTCGTTCATAGCCTGAATGAACCAGCACCCTCTGCTGTCACAacaaacacagtgctgctgggaagacAGGCTGCACTGCAACACATTCCTGTCCTATAAATCTCaaacgcacacacacacacacagaatggaattgctttaaaacattaacactcaaagcatttttattgctttttacaATAAACAGATAGAAATTAGAAAGAGCATTTCAAGAATTAGACCATTTCCTCCAAGTATTCCACCATTTGCTAAGGCTTTCAAGATTCCAATTGTCTAAATACTATCAGTACTGAGTGTACCTATAGGCACTCCCAGTACACTGGAGAACCCACAGCAGGATTCAGTCATACAGGTACGCCAACAAAAGCAGATGCAGCATTCAAGTCCCTTGAGACAAATATCTCCTTCTCCCTGAGGTTGTTTTCACATTCAATCAATTGCTtaaaacttctgtttgaaaacaatacaaagaaacaaaaatccacaACCCATATCCACACGGCTTGGCATAATGCTGCCAACAGGCAGCCTTTGAACCCTAACAATTGTACCTTTATTTTCAGTCTCCAGTGTTTCTAATAAGACAATGTATTCCATTCAAGTTTTTAATGTCCTATTTTTAATGTCCTATCAAATAGAGACACTGCATGATGATATATTTGAAACTTTAATCACTGATTTAAGGCCCTTCCCAACCATGAAAGGACATTCACTTTTGTCCTTGCTACCAAAGGATGCACGTCTGTCTTCTTTTTACAATGGCTTGGTTTGTGGACCAGATTTATAAGCCTAATATCTGGAAAAGGCTAAAGCCAGGgatttttgtcttaaaaaaaagaatgattaaaaaaaccaactaaTTAAGCTAATGTACCTAAGCTGTTTAGAGCAGTCGTTTGATTAAACAAACAGAGTCGGCTTCAGTTTACACCACTGTTCCCTTAGCTTTGATTTTACCACATTTGAAGCAAAGATATAATTGATTGATTCATAGGAAAGATCCCACATCTGCGATCGAGTCAgatgaaatgtttttgcaaCCAGTTCATATTCTTGAGACAGATCTGTTGCAAATACGCCTTTATCATCAGTCTGGagttaaattaaaagaaaaataaagtttaaattAGTTAAATTAATTAAAGGGTTTTGAATACACATTACAAAACAGTTTTACTTCGACACGTTGCACATATTACTCCAGTTCTTCCATCTATTAAGTATCATTTCATCCTTACTTTGCCCTATTTTCACTTACAGTTAATAAATTACTCAAACACACAAGAAAACTTCTCAAACATAAATCATAACAAATAACATAAATTACCTAGAAAATACTATTTCCTATAAACATAGCTGGAAAGATGGCCCGTTAAGCACATCAAATAGACATGTATTTACATAGTTTGCACGCATCATCTCCACACTCCTCTCTTTCTCAGATTTGTGAACTAGATCAAATTCTGTATTCCTAAATCTTCAGGGAAGAAACTGTTTCACTCTCTGCATTTTGACAGCGTCAGCTCAAATAATTTCTACAGACTGAGGTACTGAAGGCAGCATCTTAAAAACAAGATTGAAAGCAGTCTAAAGATTGTCTATCTAAAAGAAACAAGTTAGGATTATTGAAGTGTTAATGAGATTTCCTGTTTCTAACTTAGAGCCCTTGTGCCCCCTCAGAGAAGACTGCTAACTCTATCTCATTAAATTTAAGACACCATAGTAcctctttttctgctgctttttttattgGCACGCATGAGCAAACTGCTATGTGACATGACACCACTGGTTATCTAGACTTACCAGAATTCAAAATCCCAGAAATAATCTGATTGTGATCTATTTTTGAAACTCAGTGATatataataaaacaaaggaCTGATGCTTGTTTGAATGGTAAGCATAATgcttaaaaatacacacatgcTTGCACAGAGCTACAAAGCCTAAGGGGTAAACCAGCAGGATGGTAGAGTGTAAAATCCTGCCATGTACTTGGCACCATCATAAGGTGGAGAGGGAATTTAAGAGAATCTGAGAAGCCTTATTCAACATAATAAATTAGGATATAAGCACAAGCTTAAAAACAGTGATTCCACCCTTGCTTAAGTGAAATCCGtccatataaaaatatttaagaatgtCATTACATACTTTGCTGATTATATTTAATCTACATAGGGAAATGTCCTGCTTTCAATAAAAAGATTAATGTTAAGCATTTCAGTTTCTACTACAAACATTTATCTGACGGAATATCATGATTTGCTGTAAGCAGATGATAGGCTGTAATGACATACAATGAGTTAGCACCTCAGCTCTAATTCATAAAAGGAGACATACTCCAATATGACTCTAGTTTTGCCCTAAGAACCTGGTTAAAAAActtacacaaagcacagcaggatgGCCAATGTTGTACCAGTATCCAAAATGGTGTTTATCACAGGAGGGCACTGTCTGAGTTTTGATGTTTGATGTCATGCAAagttctaaggaaaaaaaaacagaataatcaAATATATAATACTAAAAAATGCTTTCCACACATTAATGGGCGTGCTTCCTTctaaatgaaaattgaaatcaattgctttcttaattttcaatgcttcaaatatttcataagATCTTCTGATGAGCCCACAGtagccatttttttcttaactacTTGCTGTGTGTAAAACATAAGGACCTTgcaaagcacacacaaacaccACACAGCCTTTCACAGCAACCAAGGGTTATGACTTAATTTTGCTTTCATCAGGGACATCAACTGttgtattttttacatatttgtGGCAGCCACCAAAGACAAATCAGAGTTACTGAATCAGCAGTATGCACGACATTCGTAAGTTCAGAGATTACCGAGTGATTTCCTGTTTCCTTACCAATAGGTATATGATTCTGTCTAACAAGTGGCACTAATTCTTCTGAGCCAGTTGTTGCAGAGTTGAGAAACGTTCCATGCCCAATCCTGTCAGGAGGCAGGCCCAGGAGAATTTTCGTCTCCTCCTCTTGATTTGGAATCTAGGGAAGATGTATTTTACATTCCATTAAAGCAGCATAAAATAACGTAATAAATGATCACAACTGAGCTCAACTTCTATTTTCATAGCATATCTAATCGAAACAGAGTACACAAGGCTAAATATCTGCACTGCTAACCTCTGAAGAAAGCAATAAGGTATGACAGTGATTGTCAAATTTGAATTATTAAACAAAGAAGCCATAATCTTAAAAGGATATGTGAAAGATAATCACTATTTGAAATTCTTAAGTGCTTTCAGTCAGAGGCATCAAATCAGCTTTGCATTCTTCAGTCTCAAAAGTACCCTGTCAAGGTGTCCTTCAACATCTGTTATACACAGTTGTTAAAAACACTGTGAGAGCCcctaaacaaagcaaaaaccagATCACACAGTAATATGTTTTCAGATAAGTATGTGGGAATATGTTGCAAAAACCTccttaataaaatagaaaagtatGAACAGTTTTATGACAACATCTATCACACTTAACTTTCTAAAGAAATAGAAGTATTTTCAGCATTCGTCAGACTGATCAGAGCAGACATCAACCACCACTTCAACAGACCGTAAGAGGAGGCTCTGCTCATTCTACTGGAATCAgcagaaccaaaacaaaattgaaatttcACTCATGCAACTTAGAATGTGCAACTTTTACTGTACATGACTTCTGACACTATAccagaaaaacaacagtggTTCTCCTGCAACATTTCCAATTTTCAAATCCATGCCTGCCCCCCCTCCTGTCCCCTTTGCTAGGTATAACATGGTAAGAAACAATTCCACAGTTCTTACTCAGAACTGATTGATGAAAAttcacctttgttttctttggtcACAATGCTTCAAAACATCACTGCTTTCTCATGAGAAATCTCTCAAAATCCATAGAAGCTACTGCCAGCTTCATCAAGGTTTTTATGAAATGGGAATTACAGAGGACTAAAATAATGACAACTTTTACCTCTGAAAGATGCAGTGCCAGCTTCAGACctgctttttttgcttctgagaGAGGTTCAAAAAAATCTTGACCATGCCCTGCCTTGAAGATAGAAAAGCATCATCATTCTACATCTAGTTTTACAGGAATTCTCTAATTATATGATTAAGAAGTCTAGCAATATCAAAATACTTAGCTCCATTACAGTTACACTGACTAACTTTCCTTTTGCCACTACTCCACTTTAGATTACAGCACAGCAGGCAACGTTCTGCTATACAGGTGCAATTTTGACAAATAAGCTATACCTCAGTAGTTCAGCTGATGCCCAACACTGACCACTCACATCTTGATTTGATACCCTTTCCATAACTATCACCTAGTGCTATTTCATTTCAACTCAACAGCTGTCTTCAAATACTCTTGCTTTCTTAATATTGAAAGACCATTTGGTGCAACAAATCAAAATTTATACTTGTGCAGACTTGCTATAGTATTTAGTTCACCTTAACTCAGCCTATCTACTAGGACAATTTAGTAAGAGACACTTCCCAGATAAACACTGCTTTCCAGTgacttttctttcagcattatAACCTTCTGATTCTTCGTTAAGAGTGCCTTTTTCCCTTACAGCAACAGGGATTAACATGGTGTCAAAACTATGAGTAATTAATTCAAACAAGCAACAGATGTAAGGCAAAACCTTAaaagaacaaagtattttttgGAACTGCCTTCTGCTACACAACATTAAATAGTCATCTTCAAGGACagatcaaagcaaaacaaaaacttacaTTTGGATCACCACTGAGGTCAAGTCCTACCACAACCCCATCAGTGGAAAGAAGGAATTCTTCAGCAAGTTTAACAGTCTGCTTAGCAACTGCTGGGCCATCTCTTCTATTTATTGCTATTAATAATCTTGGAGAGAAGTGTACAGGTTCAGTAAAACAAGCCAGAGTACCAGGAGACCAACAAATCTCACACCAACACGAACAGCACTTCACCTCCTTCATGGGTGACAACAGAGAGCATTTGCACAGCAAACTGTTCAGAGAGTGAAGGTACTGAAGCACAGAGGAACACCAACTGGATAAATAGAATAGCTTGTGAACTGCAGTAGCCATGGAGAGAAGGAGGGCAGGGAACAATATAATATAGTGCtcttgtgctgcctgcagtaCCAGGAGAGCAACCTCTTGGAGAGGCACACGTGAAAAATAAGAAACCTTCAACTCTCACAAACAAATCTAACAGGTTGCTATTGAGAATCTTTTATACAGGCATGTAGATTCATAGTCCATTCATAAGCAACAACTGACACCTTCTAAAACTTTTCTGATCCTTTTAACTACCTCTCCTTTACTGCAGGCTGCTTGTAGAGCTAATCCAGCAAAAGCATCTGCAAAGAATGTAGGCTCTGAAATAGAGTCTCTAATGCATTTCCTTCAAAACACTGCCTTTCCTGAAAATATTGCAGAGAATGAACAGATTTAAAGCAGAAGAGTTGCACCCAGTTTCATTCTCTATCggtaaaaatgaagatgaaaaattaaatttgcatataaaatatCTTTCTATTCCATTACAAAGGTGACTTTCTGTAAGAAAGATTTTATTAGTCAATGACatgctaatttaaaaatatacagatatattttaTCTGGTTTagacaattttcttttccatactCTTTTGTAAACTCTGCAAACCATGATAGAGCATCAGACTAGACAAAACCTTGAACAGAGGCACTCCATGGGCTCATTTACCTTACATCTATATCCAAGCCTTCTTCTTTACACTGCTTTATACCCTCAAGTACAGTTTCAACATACATCCTTTTGGTCATACCTACAAACACACGTACACATTTGGAATCAACATATATATgtgaattcatttattttttttacactgcAGACCCAGCTCTCTCGCCTCATTGCTCATTTTGcacctttcatttttctccaccTTCTTCTAATTCACGTAGTACTAATTAGCCTCCTCCTAAGCAtctcagagaaataaaataacattatgAATCAGAATGTagcaaaagcaattttcttatGTCTTTCtattaaataacattaaaagaaatggagtaataaaaataaaatatatcagCTACTGAGTAGGAATCAAACGTCCTACTAAAGTCAGTAACTTAAATTCTTGGGTAACGGAATTATAACcaatgcatctttttttttttcctcaaaaatctAACAGTAAACagtaaaatgacattttcacaTCACTACATTTTACTTCTACATTTAAAGTATATTTTAGTTGATCCAATTGAATTTAACGTGCCTTGTTATTAACACAGTCTTAACTAAGCTTCAAAGCACATCAGACTTAGGAATTAACAACTAGGACAGACTATACCTGTGGAATTTTCTTCTCGAGGAGTGCTCCTTAATTCCAGATATTTGACACCATCATCAGCAAATTCTTTAACAACATCCTTAGTTATCTAGTTAAGACACAGCGTATTCAACATCACTAAAATAATAGTTATAATGGCTTACACTCTCTTTTACAACTAAATGACACCCAATTATCTTTTGATGGAACGCTTAAAAGTTTTCGGGATGGATGCTTCCAGCACTTTGACCCTGGAAATAGTCCCCATGGAAGTGCCTTCATTTCCCATAGAGATACTACAGCAGGTTATGATAAACAAGCATTTCCCTGTCTGAATGAGAAAACTCCTCACCTGGTGCATTTACAAACCCTTTCACAGCTCCTGTAtctttc
This Lagopus muta isolate bLagMut1 chromosome 10, bLagMut1 primary, whole genome shotgun sequence DNA region includes the following protein-coding sequences:
- the LARP6 gene encoding la-related protein 6 isoform X1; its protein translation is MAQRQREAEEHGTAGTELAASGGPVQICVATEEEEEEEEGAQCPAARGGGSCSEEDSGRCGRSSGGENDDDSDQNWKPPENDLIQKLIAQIEYYFSDENLEKDAFLLKHVRRNKMGYVSVKLLTSFKKVKHLTRDWRTTAHALKYSDMLELNDDNRKVRRNTPVPVFPSENLPTRMLLVYDIHMISELQGLNKQENGCIQEKVMEYLLKAFVTFGVISSVRILKPGRDLPPDIRRFSSRYTQMGTQECAIIEFEEVDAAVKAHEFMCAEKKEIGMKVVLIGMKPPKKKVPKDKNRDEDSKSLKKVRSLNKRVEELQFTGDESSANSSSEPESNPTSPLSGRRSTATSTTNKLSPIIHPNNHLSPNVSPRSSPWNSPSSLRKVTKKSPLAEDGKLNPSTSPEIPRKCTDYSSDSSITPSGSPWVQRRKAQTITQEKSPVSSPMLVRKIQNADGLPVGVLRLPRGPDGTKGFHSGCERGKAMKNEYIQL
- the LARP6 gene encoding la-related protein 6 isoform X2 — translated: MGYVSVKLLTSFKKVKHLTRDWRTTAHALKYSDMLELNDDNRKVRRNTPVPVFPSENLPTRMLLVYDIHMISELQGLNKQENGCIQEKVMEYLLKAFVTFGVISSVRILKPGRDLPPDIRRFSSRYTQMGTQECAIIEFEEVDAAVKAHEFMCAEKKEIGMKVVLIGMKPPKKKVPKDKNRDEDSKSLKKVRSLNKRVEELQFTGDESSANSSSEPESNPTSPLSGRRSTATSTTNKLSPIIHPNNHLSPNVSPRSSPWNSPSSLRKVTKKSPLAEDGKLNPSTSPEIPRKCTDYSSDSSITPSGSPWVQRRKAQTITQEKSPVSSPMLVRKIQNADGLPVGVLRLPRGPDGTKGFHSGCERGKAMKNEYIQL
- the ADAL gene encoding adenosine deaminase-like protein isoform X1, coding for MVRVRGLSCTLGKFADGAASGGRVDLLEGGRPCKSIWELHAHLNGCISSSTMKKLMAQKPYLQIQNGMTVIDKGKKRTLDECFQMFQIIYQITTRTEDILLITKDVVKEFADDGVKYLELRSTPREENSTGMTKRMYVETVLEGIKQCKEEGLDIDVRLLIAINRRDGPAVAKQTVKLAEEFLLSTDGVVVGLDLSGDPNAGHGQDFFEPLSEAKKAGLKLALHLSEIPNQEEETKILLGLPPDRIGHGTFLNSATTGSEELVPLVRQNHIPIELCMTSNIKTQTVPSCDKHHFGYWYNIGHPAVLCTDDKGVFATDLSQEYELVAKTFHLTRSQMWDLSYESINYIFASNVVKSKLREQWCKLKPTLFV
- the ADAL gene encoding adenosine deaminase-like protein isoform X2 translates to MLERYLSFSLVVLSVNSPPDGPCGAVRRYGPAPARPVPQSAVMAAERERRFYRELPKVELHAHLNGCISSSTMKKLMAQKPYLQIQNGMTVIDKGKKRTLDECFQMFQIIYQITTRTEDILLITKDVVKEFADDGVKYLELRSTPREENSTGMTKRMYVETVLEGIKQCKEEGLDIDVRLLIAINRRDGPAVAKQTVKLAEEFLLSTDGVVVGLDLSGDPNAGHGQDFFEPLSEAKKAGLKLALHLSEIPNQEEETKILLGLPPDRIGHGTFLNSATTGSEELVPLVRQNHIPIELCMTSNIKTQTVPSCDKHHFGYWYNIGHPAVLCTDDKGVFATDLSQEYELVAKTFHLTRSQMWDLSYESINYIFASNVVKSKLREQWCKLKPTLFV